A genomic region of Sander vitreus isolate 19-12246 chromosome 11, sanVit1, whole genome shotgun sequence contains the following coding sequences:
- the lims2 gene encoding LIM and senescent cell antigen-like-containing domain protein 2 isoform X4, with amino-acid sequence MANALANAMCERCKSGFAPAEKIVNSNGELYHEQCFVCAQCFQQFPEGLFYEFEGRKYCEHDFQMLFAPCCHQCGEFIIGRVIKAMNNSWHPDCFCCDICQAVLADVGFVKNAGRHLCRPCHNREKARGLGKYICQKCHAIIEEQPLLFKNDPYHPDHFNCNNCGKELTADARELKGELYCLPCHDKMGVPICGACRRPIEGRVVNAMGKQWHVEHFVCAKCEKPFLGHRHYERKGLAYCETHYNQLFGDVCYHCNRVIEGDVVSALNKAWCVNCFACSTCNTKLTLKNKFVEFDMKPVCKKCYEKFPLELKKRLKKLSETVARK; translated from the exons ATGGCCAATGCTCTGGCCAATGCCATGTGTGAGCGCTGCAAGAGTGGCTTTGCCCCGGCTGAGAAGATAGTTAACAGCAACGGGGAACTTTACCATGAGCAGTGCTTTGTGTGCGCCCAGTGTTTCCAACAGTTCCCAGAGGGACTCTTCTATGAG TTTGAAGGCAGAAAATATTGTGAACACGACTTCCAGATGCTGTTTGCTCCCTGCTGCCACCAGTGTG GTGAGTTCATCATTGGCCGTGTGATCAAGGCTATGAACAACAGTTGGCATCCAGACTGTTTCTGCTGTGATATCTGCCAGGCTGTGCTCGCTGATGTTGGATTTGTTAAGAATGCTGGAAG GCACCTGTGTCGTCCATGTCATAACAGGGAGAAAGCTCGGGGCCTCGGCAAGTACATCTGTCAGAAGTGTCACGCCATTATTGAGGAGCAGCCTCTCCTGTTCAAGAATGACCCGTACCACCCTGATCACTTCAACTGCAACAACTGCGG TAAGGAGCTGACGGCTGATGCCAGGGAGCTGAAGGGGGAGCTCTACTGTCTGCCCTGCCATGACAAGATGGGTGTCCCCATCTGCGGGGCCTGTAGGAGACCCATCGAGGGTCGTGTGGTTAATGCCATGGGCAAGCAGTGGCATGTGGAG cattttgtgtgtgctaaGTGTGAGAAACCCTTCCTGGGACACCGTCACTACGAACGCAAGGGCTTGGCCTACTGTGAAACACACTATAACCAG CTGTTTGGAGATGTTTGCTACCACTGCAATCGTGTTATTGAAGGAGATG TGGTGTCTGCCCTTAACAAGGCTTGGTGTGTCAACTGTTTTGCCTGCTCTACCTGCAACACCAAGCTCACCCTCAA GAACAAGTTTGTGGAGTTTGACATGAAGCCAGTGTGTAAGAAGTGCTACGAGAAATTCCCTCTGGAGCTGAAGAAGAGACTGAAGAAGCTGTCTGAAACTGTTGCCCgcaagtaa
- the lims2 gene encoding LIM and senescent cell antigen-like-containing domain protein 2 isoform X3, giving the protein MLGITEMTNGNMANALANAMCERCKSGFAPAEKIVNSNGELYHEQCFVCAQCFQQFPEGLFYEFEGRKYCEHDFQMLFAPCCHQCGEFIIGRVIKAMNNSWHPDCFCCDICQAVLADVGFVKNAGRHLCRPCHNREKARGLGKYICQKCHAIIEEQPLLFKNDPYHPDHFNCNNCGKELTADARELKGELYCLPCHDKMGVPICGACRRPIEGRVVNAMGKQWHVEHFVCAKCEKPFLGHRHYERKGLAYCETHYNQLFGDVCYHCNRVIEGDVVSALNKAWCVNCFACSTCNTKLTLKNKFVEFDMKPVCKKCYEKFPLELKKRLKKLSETVARK; this is encoded by the exons CAACATGGCCAATGCTCTGGCCAATGCCATGTGTGAGCGCTGCAAGAGTGGCTTTGCCCCGGCTGAGAAGATAGTTAACAGCAACGGGGAACTTTACCATGAGCAGTGCTTTGTGTGCGCCCAGTGTTTCCAACAGTTCCCAGAGGGACTCTTCTATGAG TTTGAAGGCAGAAAATATTGTGAACACGACTTCCAGATGCTGTTTGCTCCCTGCTGCCACCAGTGTG GTGAGTTCATCATTGGCCGTGTGATCAAGGCTATGAACAACAGTTGGCATCCAGACTGTTTCTGCTGTGATATCTGCCAGGCTGTGCTCGCTGATGTTGGATTTGTTAAGAATGCTGGAAG GCACCTGTGTCGTCCATGTCATAACAGGGAGAAAGCTCGGGGCCTCGGCAAGTACATCTGTCAGAAGTGTCACGCCATTATTGAGGAGCAGCCTCTCCTGTTCAAGAATGACCCGTACCACCCTGATCACTTCAACTGCAACAACTGCGG TAAGGAGCTGACGGCTGATGCCAGGGAGCTGAAGGGGGAGCTCTACTGTCTGCCCTGCCATGACAAGATGGGTGTCCCCATCTGCGGGGCCTGTAGGAGACCCATCGAGGGTCGTGTGGTTAATGCCATGGGCAAGCAGTGGCATGTGGAG cattttgtgtgtgctaaGTGTGAGAAACCCTTCCTGGGACACCGTCACTACGAACGCAAGGGCTTGGCCTACTGTGAAACACACTATAACCAG CTGTTTGGAGATGTTTGCTACCACTGCAATCGTGTTATTGAAGGAGATG TGGTGTCTGCCCTTAACAAGGCTTGGTGTGTCAACTGTTTTGCCTGCTCTACCTGCAACACCAAGCTCACCCTCAA GAACAAGTTTGTGGAGTTTGACATGAAGCCAGTGTGTAAGAAGTGCTACGAGAAATTCCCTCTGGAGCTGAAGAAGAGACTGAAGAAGCTGTCTGAAACTGTTGCCCgcaagtaa
- the lims2 gene encoding LIM and senescent cell antigen-like-containing domain protein 2 isoform X2, which produces MNSLRLKELSNSDLYRRRQERPDSYGSVARDSLSNMANALANAMCERCKSGFAPAEKIVNSNGELYHEQCFVCAQCFQQFPEGLFYEFEGRKYCEHDFQMLFAPCCHQCGEFIIGRVIKAMNNSWHPDCFCCDICQAVLADVGFVKNAGRHLCRPCHNREKARGLGKYICQKCHAIIEEQPLLFKNDPYHPDHFNCNNCGKELTADARELKGELYCLPCHDKMGVPICGACRRPIEGRVVNAMGKQWHVEHFVCAKCEKPFLGHRHYERKGLAYCETHYNQLFGDVCYHCNRVIEGDVVSALNKAWCVNCFACSTCNTKLTLKNKFVEFDMKPVCKKCYEKFPLELKKRLKKLSETVARK; this is translated from the exons CAACATGGCCAATGCTCTGGCCAATGCCATGTGTGAGCGCTGCAAGAGTGGCTTTGCCCCGGCTGAGAAGATAGTTAACAGCAACGGGGAACTTTACCATGAGCAGTGCTTTGTGTGCGCCCAGTGTTTCCAACAGTTCCCAGAGGGACTCTTCTATGAG TTTGAAGGCAGAAAATATTGTGAACACGACTTCCAGATGCTGTTTGCTCCCTGCTGCCACCAGTGTG GTGAGTTCATCATTGGCCGTGTGATCAAGGCTATGAACAACAGTTGGCATCCAGACTGTTTCTGCTGTGATATCTGCCAGGCTGTGCTCGCTGATGTTGGATTTGTTAAGAATGCTGGAAG GCACCTGTGTCGTCCATGTCATAACAGGGAGAAAGCTCGGGGCCTCGGCAAGTACATCTGTCAGAAGTGTCACGCCATTATTGAGGAGCAGCCTCTCCTGTTCAAGAATGACCCGTACCACCCTGATCACTTCAACTGCAACAACTGCGG TAAGGAGCTGACGGCTGATGCCAGGGAGCTGAAGGGGGAGCTCTACTGTCTGCCCTGCCATGACAAGATGGGTGTCCCCATCTGCGGGGCCTGTAGGAGACCCATCGAGGGTCGTGTGGTTAATGCCATGGGCAAGCAGTGGCATGTGGAG cattttgtgtgtgctaaGTGTGAGAAACCCTTCCTGGGACACCGTCACTACGAACGCAAGGGCTTGGCCTACTGTGAAACACACTATAACCAG CTGTTTGGAGATGTTTGCTACCACTGCAATCGTGTTATTGAAGGAGATG TGGTGTCTGCCCTTAACAAGGCTTGGTGTGTCAACTGTTTTGCCTGCTCTACCTGCAACACCAAGCTCACCCTCAA GAACAAGTTTGTGGAGTTTGACATGAAGCCAGTGTGTAAGAAGTGCTACGAGAAATTCCCTCTGGAGCTGAAGAAGAGACTGAAGAAGCTGTCTGAAACTGTTGCCCgcaagtaa